One genomic region from Ammospiza caudacuta isolate bAmmCau1 chromosome 1, bAmmCau1.pri, whole genome shotgun sequence encodes:
- the ASB4 gene encoding ankyrin repeat and SOCS box protein 4, with translation MDLEETYKEGESTNGKMTRAAAAKLVKKAFLEALKSNDSETLEELLSQKKIDVDTVFEVEDENLILASYKQGYWLPSYKLKISWATGLHIAVMYGHLESVLVLLNHKATINCRPNGKAAIHIACEMANVECLKILCSHGAKLNCFSMSGQAPLHLCTTRTSMPCAQQLLCRGANVNIRTNNKDEETPLHVAARLGVPELVAFYVEQGAQVDALNAYMETPLACAAYWALHYKDQIYSQDHHLICRMLLDYKAEVNARDEDFKSPLHKAAWNCDHVLVHMLLEAGAEANIMDVNGCAPLQYIIKVTSVRPAAQPDICYQLLLNHGAARIYPLQFHKVLQACHSHPRAVEVVVNSYEHIKSTYKWKAAIPEDVLERHQDFYDSLFAVCSNSPRSLMHLCRCAIRATLSERCHRQVPLLSIPVSMKKYLLLEPEGIIY, from the exons ATGGATTTGGAGGAGACATACAAAGAGGGAGAGAGCACAAATGGGAAAATGACTCgagctgcagctgcaaagttggtgaaaaaagcttttcttgaAGCCCTGAAGTCCAATGACTCTGAAACACTGGAAGAGCTCTTGAGCCAAAAGAAAATAGACGTGGACACAGTGTTTGAAGTGGAAGATGAAAACCTGATTCTGGCATCCTACAAACAAG GGTACTGGCTTCCCAGTTACAAATTAAAAATCTCCTGGGCAACTGGGCTTCACATAGCTGTCATGTATGGCCACCTGGAGAGTGTTCTGGTCCTCCTCAACCACAAAGCTACAATCAACTGCCGGCCCAATGGGAAAGCTGCCATCCACATCGCCTGTGAGATGGCAAATGTTGAGTGTCTCAAGATCCTCTGCAGCCACGGGGCCAAGCTGAACTGCTTCTCAATGAGCGGGCAGGCGCCCCTGCACCTCTGCACCACACGCACCTccatgccctgtgcccagcagctgctctgcagag GGGCAAATGTGAACATAAGAACAAACAACAAGGACGAGGAGACTCCTCTGCACGTCGCTGCACGTTTGGGTGTCCCAGAGCTCGTGGCCTTTTACGtggagcagggagcacaggtGGATGCTCTCAATGCCTACATGGAGACTCCCCTGGCCTGTGCAGCCTACTGGGCCCTTCACTACAAGGATCAGATATACAGCCAGGACCACCACCTCATCTGCCGGATGCTCCTAGACTACAAAGCTGAAGTGAATGCTCGTGATGAGGATTTCAAATCCCCGCTCCACAAAGCAGCCTGGAACTGTGATCACGTCCTGGTGCACAtgctgctggaggcaggagcagaagcAAACATCATGGATGTCAATGGCTGTGCTCCCTTACAGTATATCATAAAAGTGACATCTGTGCGGCCAGCTGCTCAGCCAGACATCTGCTACCAGCTGCTACTGAACCATGGGGCAGCTAGGATATACCCTCTGCAATTCCACAAG gtgctgcaAGCCTGCCACTcccaccccagggctgtggaggtCGTTGTCAACTCCTATGAACACATCAAATCGACATATAAGTGGAAAGCAGCCATACCTGAGGATGTCTTGGAG CGGCACCAGGATTTCTATGACTCTTTGTTTGCTGTGTGCAGCAATTCCCCACGGTCCCTGATgcacctgtgcaggtgtgcaATTCGGGCAACACTGTCGGAAAGGTGCCATCGACAAGTGCCCTTGctctccatccctgtgtccatgAAGAAGTacttgctgctggagccagaggGAATCATCTACTGA